The following proteins come from a genomic window of Geomonas sp. RF6:
- the asnB gene encoding asparagine synthase (glutamine-hydrolyzing) gives MCGISGVFDSGPDREELVCRMISALQYRGPDETGLYLDDDVALGHCRLSIVGLDDGIQPIGNETGTLWIVYNGEVFNYPELREELQKKGHLFRTGTDTEVLIHLYEEYGVEGLAKVNGQFAFAIWDRGKKELLIARDRVGIRPLFYHRRGDRVLFASEMKALFADPSVPREIDPVALHQIFTLWTTVSPATVFRGVYELPPGHYQIIRKGKAEAPRPFWAIPYATPENRFRGSFAEAMEELKALLHDAIRIRLRADVPVGAYLSGGLDSSIITAVIARNFNNRLRTFSLRFQEEAFDETPYQREMAAHLGTDHRELLISSATIRDNFPQVIWHCETPLLRTAPVPMYLLSGLVRGNNFKVVLTGEGADEVFGGYDIFKEGKIRRFWCRRPDSKMRPRLLEKLHPYIFRDARSRAMLQSFYAVSPEELADPFFSHRVRWKNTGKNHTFFSQDVMERAAGYDLEGALLQQLPEGFSRRDPLAQAQFLEMTLFLSNYLLSSQGDRVAMGNSLELRVPFLDYRVIDFAMRLPPAWKIRALDEKHILKRAFRDLVPQRILSRPKHPYRAPIRDVFFAQRPGYLDELLSEPALKRSGYFDPGKVRMLVEKFRNAEKFVASETQNMALVGILSTQLVHEKFIDHFPSGEIEPAAMKKRVILGA, from the coding sequence ATGTGCGGAATCTCCGGGGTTTTTGATAGCGGTCCCGACCGTGAGGAGCTGGTGTGCCGGATGATCTCCGCCCTCCAGTACCGGGGTCCGGACGAGACAGGGCTGTACCTCGACGACGATGTGGCACTGGGCCATTGCCGCCTCAGCATCGTCGGCCTCGACGACGGAATCCAGCCGATCGGGAACGAGACCGGGACGCTGTGGATCGTGTACAACGGCGAGGTCTTCAACTATCCGGAGCTGCGCGAGGAGCTCCAGAAGAAGGGGCACCTCTTCCGCACCGGCACCGACACGGAGGTGCTGATCCATCTCTACGAGGAGTACGGGGTGGAGGGACTTGCGAAGGTGAACGGGCAGTTCGCCTTCGCGATCTGGGACAGGGGAAAGAAGGAGCTCCTGATCGCCAGGGACCGGGTCGGCATTCGCCCCCTTTTCTACCACCGCCGCGGCGATCGCGTCCTCTTTGCCTCGGAGATGAAGGCGCTCTTTGCAGACCCCTCCGTTCCGCGGGAGATAGACCCGGTCGCGCTGCACCAGATATTCACCCTCTGGACCACCGTGAGCCCCGCCACGGTCTTCAGGGGAGTGTACGAGCTCCCCCCCGGCCACTACCAGATCATCCGCAAGGGGAAGGCGGAGGCGCCGCGCCCCTTCTGGGCCATCCCGTATGCGACTCCGGAGAACCGGTTCAGGGGGAGCTTCGCCGAAGCGATGGAGGAGCTGAAGGCGCTCCTGCACGACGCCATCAGGATCAGGCTGCGCGCGGACGTCCCGGTCGGGGCATATCTGAGCGGCGGGCTCGACTCATCCATCATCACGGCGGTCATCGCGCGCAATTTCAACAACAGGCTGCGTACCTTTTCGCTCCGTTTCCAGGAGGAGGCGTTCGACGAGACGCCGTACCAGCGGGAAATGGCGGCGCACCTCGGCACCGACCACCGGGAGCTGCTGATCTCCTCCGCCACCATACGGGACAACTTCCCCCAGGTGATCTGGCACTGCGAGACCCCCCTCCTGCGGACGGCGCCGGTCCCGATGTACCTCCTCTCCGGGCTGGTGCGGGGGAACAACTTCAAGGTCGTGCTGACCGGCGAGGGGGCGGACGAGGTATTCGGCGGGTACGACATCTTCAAGGAGGGAAAGATCAGGCGCTTCTGGTGCAGGCGTCCCGACTCGAAGATGCGCCCGCGCCTCCTGGAGAAGCTGCACCCCTACATCTTCAGGGACGCCCGCAGCCGCGCCATGCTGCAGAGCTTCTACGCCGTGAGCCCGGAAGAGCTGGCAGATCCCTTCTTCTCGCACAGGGTGCGCTGGAAGAACACCGGGAAGAACCACACCTTCTTCTCTCAGGACGTGATGGAGAGGGCGGCGGGGTACGATCTCGAAGGGGCGCTCCTGCAGCAGCTCCCGGAGGGGTTCTCGCGGCGCGATCCGCTGGCGCAGGCACAGTTTCTGGAGATGACCCTTTTCCTCTCCAACTACCTCCTCTCCTCCCAGGGGGACCGTGTCGCCATGGGGAACTCGCTGGAGCTGCGCGTCCCCTTCCTCGACTACCGGGTCATCGACTTCGCCATGCGTCTCCCCCCTGCGTGGAAGATACGGGCGCTCGACGAGAAGCACATACTGAAGCGCGCCTTCCGGGACCTTGTTCCCCAGCGTATCCTCTCCCGCCCGAAGCACCCGTACCGTGCGCCGATCCGCGACGTCTTCTTCGCGCAGCGCCCCGGGTACCTCGACGAGCTCCTCTCCGAGCCGGCGCTTAAAAGGAGCGGCTACTTCGATCCGGGGAAAGTGCGGATGCTGGTGGAAAAGTTCAGGAACGCCGAAAAGTTCGTCGCCAGCGAAACGCAAAACATGGCGCTGGTGGGGATCCTCTCAACGCAGCTTGTGCACGAGAAGTTCATAGACCACTTCCCTTCGGGGGAGATAGAGCCGGCCGCCATGAAAAAGAGGGTCATACTCGGCGCATGA
- a CDS encoding AAC(3) family N-acetyltransferase: protein MTALVELKRRLFPKGVRKELEKLRNRLFNRCTEEKLVQAFRRLQIPPGAYICVHSMLSGLGYLVGGPEMVIRALQRSVPGCTIMMPSFPFSGSAKDYLDLGQVFDVQRTPSRSGLLTECLRHMPGAVRGLHPTHPCVALGPGAHELIDGTEHSATPFGDDSAYGRFCEKPDAYLLLIHTNNTSILHRTQEMVDMPNLFLDEPFHAKSLLPGGEVATFTVRLHTPVLPLAVLEEDDGGDKNVLWYPDYMLLFPGYNYQRIWQKLRGNSVWERLRKRHESFIERGIYAISGSGGSEIMSVRVAPWMQEINRDLRQNLESFPLNYDRDFLVSMEQEGRLVR from the coding sequence ATGACCGCTCTTGTGGAGCTGAAACGGAGACTTTTTCCGAAAGGGGTACGGAAAGAACTGGAAAAGCTGCGCAATCGCCTTTTCAACCGCTGCACCGAAGAAAAGCTGGTGCAAGCGTTCCGGCGCCTGCAGATTCCCCCCGGCGCATACATCTGCGTGCACAGCATGCTCAGTGGTCTGGGATATCTGGTCGGCGGCCCGGAAATGGTAATCAGGGCACTGCAGCGCTCTGTCCCCGGCTGCACGATCATGATGCCCAGTTTTCCCTTTTCCGGCTCCGCGAAGGATTATCTCGACCTCGGGCAGGTCTTCGACGTGCAGCGTACCCCTTCCAGAAGCGGATTGCTTACCGAGTGCCTGAGGCACATGCCGGGGGCCGTACGGGGTTTGCACCCTACCCACCCGTGCGTCGCCCTGGGCCCCGGAGCGCACGAGCTGATCGACGGTACCGAGCACTCGGCCACCCCTTTCGGTGACGACTCGGCCTATGGCCGCTTCTGCGAAAAGCCGGATGCGTATCTGCTCCTCATTCACACCAACAACACCAGCATCCTGCACCGGACGCAGGAAATGGTGGACATGCCAAATCTCTTCCTCGATGAGCCCTTCCACGCGAAGAGCCTGCTCCCCGGCGGCGAGGTGGCCACATTTACCGTGAGGCTTCACACACCGGTACTGCCTCTGGCTGTACTGGAAGAAGATGACGGTGGCGACAAGAACGTCTTATGGTATCCGGACTACATGTTGCTGTTTCCCGGCTACAACTATCAGCGGATATGGCAGAAGTTGCGCGGAAACTCGGTGTGGGAAAGACTCAGGAAGAGGCACGAGTCATTCATCGAGAGAGGCATTTATGCGATCTCCGGGAGTGGTGGATCCGAGATCATGTCGGTACGGGTGGCGCCCTGGATGCAGGAGATCAACCGGGACCTGCGCCAGAACCTGGAGAGTTTCCCCCTGAACTACGACCGTGACTTCCTCGTCTCGATGGAGCAGGAGGGACGCCTCGTCAGATGA
- a CDS encoding Crp/Fnr family transcriptional regulator, translating to MAEKTRSVICNIPFFSTLAPEEMEQVELLFRKKQYAKEEIVLYEEDTSSYMYLIYSGKVRVVKMNDEGKEQIITIHKRNDFFGEMSLLDGKTSPATIIAHEEAIIGLLHKRDFDEHLMKNEGIRKKVIELLCSRLRDSWEMIKILSFNTENAQDRVVSLLKRLKELYGIRDDRGVIIDVKMTHQQMASYASVTRETMTRVLKTLEKSGAISIMENKAIRINSCSSIAAPEAPDKKHPAAAALS from the coding sequence ATGGCGGAGAAAACCAGAAGCGTGATCTGCAACATCCCCTTTTTCTCCACCCTCGCCCCTGAAGAGATGGAGCAGGTGGAACTCCTCTTCAGGAAGAAGCAGTACGCCAAGGAGGAGATCGTTCTCTACGAGGAGGACACCTCGAGCTACATGTACCTTATCTATTCCGGCAAGGTGCGGGTCGTGAAGATGAACGACGAAGGGAAGGAGCAGATCATCACCATCCACAAGAGGAACGATTTCTTCGGAGAGATGTCCCTTCTGGACGGCAAGACCTCACCCGCCACCATCATCGCCCACGAAGAGGCGATCATCGGGCTCCTGCACAAAAGGGACTTCGACGAGCACCTGATGAAGAACGAGGGGATCAGGAAGAAGGTCATAGAGCTCCTCTGCAGCCGGCTGCGCGACAGCTGGGAAATGATCAAGATCCTCAGCTTCAACACGGAAAACGCGCAGGACCGCGTCGTTTCCCTCCTGAAGAGGCTGAAGGAGCTCTACGGCATAAGGGACGACCGCGGCGTCATCATCGACGTGAAGATGACCCACCAGCAGATGGCGAGTTACGCCTCGGTGACCCGGGAGACGATGACCCGCGTACTGAAGACGCTGGAAAAGTCCGGAGCGATCAGCATCATGGAGAACAAGGCAATCCGCATCAACAGCTGCTCTTCCATAGCGGCTCCCGAAGCGCCGGACAAGAAACACCCAGCTGCTGCCGCTCTCTCGTAA